In Arthrobacter sp. SLBN-83, one DNA window encodes the following:
- a CDS encoding DNA polymerase III subunit gamma and tau, with translation MSARIGRVFSVTVTTALYRRYRPDSFADVIGQEHVTEPLMTALRKNRVNHAYLFSGPRGCGKTTSARILARCLNCAQGPTDTPCGTCPSCVELARGGSGSLDVIEIDAASHGGVDDARDLRERATFAPVRDRYKIFIIDEAHMVTSAGFNALLKIVEEPPEHIKFIFATTEPDKVIGTIRSRTHHYPFRLVPPEPLMAYLELLCRQENVPVAPGVLSLVIRAGGGSVRDSLSVLDQLMAGAGPNGLDYELAVALLGYTHASLLDDVVEAIAASDSATVFRAVDRVIQTGHDPRRFVEDLLERFRDLIIVQAMPESAHAILRGMPADQIARLQNQAHNLGAAELSRAADVTNTALTEMTGATSPRLHLELLCARVLLPSSEQNERGMAARIDRVERRLNYAGNDVGAPAASAPAAISAQAGPAAATPTAQATAATETPGAASGESSAGLGPAREQASPEASRMPEQASPASQPAPEASTPSAPGASAAPSSGSKDSPATEAPRSPLTPPRVSTSDWPVEEAARPRAQHGPETAGANRTAAQANAGPHPGTAPEPQEHRQAPAPQQGAPGRPAPAGPPAMGDVEVLRRAWPDVLKALSKIKRSTWALVEPNAQVSAFDGSVLTLSFTTSGLAGAFGRADHSDNLRQAIHRTVGLDCQINAVAGGASQASSEPNPKVPASPVVPATSADVAWGLAPAPAQPASPAQGPASPLHQAPPTPTTPGTTPGTPATPAAQSGGSPDGPSAAGTNPSGGTSGSTAVAGRQAMAAPEGRPAAATTAETRPAQDASGRAQQDPEPVQTAAGSPGTPHSASGPAAGQSPYPSTGGDYSYSDDDWGPPRDEDAPPLDEEPPMDWEPSGGPGNHGASSSPAPGGRLPGTSHGEAGTSSHGSSAVAPRADSAAHQPAPSSAQPAGAPHDPWTRAVEQAPGVWVVGDKSNVGVKPVAASGSDNMGAQATVPHYAPATAQVPPSIPVAPVPAAGAPGHGWDPASISGNGHAASATESYQASSPQPAPVPEYAMASAAPATGAPAASALAQAPAATPATVAPAAPASAQPSADAPVAGRTETRQSLYQRLSSSPEAEAGRAKAPARAAAAPSTYVQDIPSADDETIEESGVFGRAAVERILGGKLIEERSLDGSPVTPRY, from the coding sequence ATGTCAGCCCGGATTGGTAGGGTTTTCTCTGTGACAGTTACTACCGCCCTGTACCGCAGATACCGTCCCGACTCGTTCGCTGACGTTATCGGGCAGGAGCACGTCACCGAGCCGCTGATGACGGCTTTGCGGAAGAACCGGGTCAATCACGCCTACCTTTTTTCCGGCCCCAGGGGCTGCGGAAAGACCACGTCCGCCCGCATCCTGGCCCGTTGCCTCAACTGTGCCCAGGGTCCCACCGACACCCCCTGCGGAACCTGCCCCAGCTGTGTGGAACTGGCGCGGGGCGGCTCGGGATCCCTCGACGTCATCGAGATTGACGCCGCGAGCCACGGCGGCGTCGACGACGCACGCGACCTCCGCGAGCGGGCCACCTTCGCCCCCGTGCGCGACCGCTACAAAATCTTCATCATCGACGAAGCCCACATGGTCACCTCCGCGGGTTTCAACGCCCTGCTGAAGATCGTGGAAGAGCCGCCGGAACACATCAAGTTCATCTTCGCCACCACGGAGCCGGACAAGGTCATCGGAACCATCCGTTCCCGGACCCACCACTACCCGTTCCGGCTGGTGCCGCCGGAACCGCTGATGGCCTACCTTGAGCTCCTGTGCCGCCAGGAAAACGTCCCCGTTGCCCCGGGCGTGCTGTCACTGGTCATCCGGGCCGGTGGTGGTTCCGTCCGTGACTCGCTCTCCGTCCTGGACCAGCTCATGGCCGGTGCCGGCCCCAACGGCCTCGACTATGAACTCGCCGTCGCACTGCTGGGCTACACCCACGCCTCACTGCTGGACGACGTCGTGGAGGCCATCGCCGCCTCCGACTCCGCCACCGTCTTCCGCGCCGTGGACCGCGTCATCCAGACCGGCCACGATCCGCGCCGGTTCGTGGAGGACCTGCTGGAGCGCTTCCGCGACCTGATCATCGTCCAGGCCATGCCCGAAAGCGCCCACGCCATCCTCCGGGGGATGCCGGCCGACCAGATCGCGCGGCTGCAGAACCAGGCCCACAACCTGGGTGCTGCGGAACTTTCCCGCGCGGCGGATGTCACCAATACTGCGCTGACCGAAATGACCGGTGCCACGTCCCCGCGGCTGCACCTGGAACTGCTGTGCGCCCGGGTCCTCCTGCCCAGCTCCGAGCAGAACGAGCGCGGCATGGCTGCCCGAATCGACCGGGTGGAGCGGCGGCTGAACTACGCGGGGAACGACGTCGGAGCTCCCGCCGCCTCAGCGCCGGCAGCCATTTCAGCTCAGGCAGGGCCAGCAGCGGCAACGCCAACAGCCCAGGCAACAGCCGCCACTGAAACTCCTGGTGCAGCTTCCGGCGAGTCGTCTGCCGGACTTGGCCCTGCCCGGGAACAGGCGAGCCCTGAAGCGAGCCGCATGCCGGAGCAGGCCAGCCCCGCGTCGCAGCCAGCCCCAGAGGCATCCACTCCATCCGCGCCCGGTGCGTCGGCCGCACCCTCGTCCGGCAGCAAGGACTCTCCTGCCACCGAGGCACCCCGGAGCCCGCTTACACCGCCACGGGTCAGCACCAGCGACTGGCCAGTTGAGGAAGCCGCCCGGCCCCGTGCACAGCACGGCCCGGAGACTGCGGGTGCAAACCGGACGGCAGCACAGGCGAACGCGGGGCCGCATCCCGGCACAGCGCCGGAGCCACAGGAACACCGGCAGGCACCCGCGCCGCAGCAGGGGGCACCCGGAAGGCCAGCACCCGCCGGTCCCCCGGCCATGGGTGATGTGGAGGTCCTCCGCAGGGCGTGGCCGGACGTCCTGAAGGCACTGTCCAAGATCAAGCGCAGCACCTGGGCGCTTGTTGAGCCCAATGCCCAGGTAAGCGCGTTCGATGGCAGCGTCCTTACCCTGTCCTTCACCACGTCCGGACTTGCAGGCGCCTTCGGCCGCGCGGACCACTCTGACAACCTGCGCCAGGCCATCCACAGGACCGTTGGCCTTGACTGCCAGATCAACGCCGTTGCCGGTGGCGCCAGCCAGGCGAGCTCTGAGCCAAACCCAAAAGTGCCCGCCAGCCCGGTGGTTCCGGCCACTTCAGCTGACGTTGCCTGGGGTCTGGCTCCTGCGCCGGCCCAACCAGCTTCCCCGGCACAGGGCCCTGCCTCACCGCTCCATCAGGCACCGCCCACTCCCACCACGCCCGGGACCACCCCTGGAACTCCGGCCACCCCGGCAGCCCAGTCAGGCGGAAGTCCTGATGGTCCCTCCGCTGCCGGTACCAACCCAAGTGGCGGAACTTCCGGGAGCACTGCTGTTGCCGGCCGCCAGGCCATGGCCGCACCGGAGGGTAGGCCTGCTGCCGCCACCACCGCTGAAACACGTCCCGCACAGGATGCGAGCGGCCGCGCCCAGCAGGACCCCGAGCCCGTACAGACGGCGGCCGGGAGCCCCGGAACCCCTCATAGCGCCTCCGGCCCTGCCGCCGGCCAGTCCCCCTACCCGTCAACCGGCGGCGACTATTCCTACTCGGATGACGACTGGGGCCCGCCCCGGGACGAGGACGCTCCCCCGCTGGACGAGGAACCCCCTATGGACTGGGAACCTTCGGGAGGTCCCGGCAACCACGGTGCCTCATCCTCCCCCGCACCTGGCGGCCGCCTGCCTGGCACCAGCCATGGGGAGGCCGGGACAAGTTCCCACGGAAGTTCGGCCGTTGCTCCGCGGGCAGACAGTGCCGCCCATCAACCTGCCCCATCCTCCGCCCAGCCTGCAGGCGCGCCCCACGATCCATGGACACGGGCGGTTGAGCAGGCCCCTGGAGTCTGGGTTGTGGGAGACAAGAGCAATGTGGGTGTCAAACCCGTAGCCGCCTCCGGCAGCGACAACATGGGAGCGCAGGCCACCGTTCCGCACTATGCGCCGGCAACAGCCCAGGTACCGCCGTCCATTCCCGTGGCTCCGGTGCCTGCTGCCGGTGCGCCAGGGCACGGCTGGGATCCGGCGTCAATTTCCGGCAACGGTCATGCGGCCTCCGCCACCGAAAGCTACCAGGCGTCGTCACCGCAGCCCGCCCCGGTACCCGAATACGCCATGGCCTCCGCCGCGCCCGCCACGGGTGCGCCCGCTGCATCAGCCCTCGCCCAGGCGCCTGCAGCTACACCTGCCACGGTTGCCCCCGCTGCCCCGGCCAGCGCGCAGCCCTCTGCAGATGCTCCGGTGGCCGGAAGAACCGAAACACGGCAAAGCCTGTACCAGCGGCTTTCAAGCAGTCCGGAAGCTGAGGCCGGCCGGGCCAAGGCGCCTGCCAGGGCTGCTGCCGCTCCCAGCACCTATGTCCAGGACATACCAAGCGCCGATGATGAGACCATCGAGGAATCGGGCGTGTTCGGCCGGGCGGCCGTGGAACGAATCCTGGGTGGCAAGCTGATCGAGGAACGGTCACTGGACGGCAGCCCGGTCACCCCACGCTATTGA
- the recR gene encoding recombination mediator RecR: MYEGAVQELIDELGRLPGVGPKSAQRLAFHILEADPQDMKRLVEAITTVKERVKFCTVCGNVTEQELCNICRDPRRDPAVICVVEESKDVLAVERTRSFRGRYHVLGGAINPIAGVGPDQLRIRELLTRLNDGQIQEVIIATDPNLEGEATATYLARMLKTIGIAVTRLASGLPVGGDLEYADEVTLGRAFEGRRNALG; the protein is encoded by the coding sequence GTGTACGAAGGTGCTGTCCAGGAGCTGATCGACGAGCTCGGACGCCTTCCGGGGGTGGGACCCAAGTCCGCGCAGCGGCTGGCGTTCCACATCCTTGAAGCTGATCCCCAGGACATGAAGCGGCTGGTGGAGGCCATCACCACCGTCAAGGAACGGGTCAAATTCTGCACCGTGTGCGGCAACGTCACCGAGCAGGAGCTGTGCAACATCTGCCGCGACCCGCGCCGTGATCCTGCTGTCATCTGCGTGGTGGAGGAGTCCAAGGACGTGCTTGCGGTGGAGCGCACCCGGTCGTTCCGTGGCCGGTACCACGTGCTGGGCGGTGCCATTAATCCCATCGCCGGTGTGGGACCGGACCAGCTGCGGATCCGCGAATTGCTCACCCGTTTGAACGACGGCCAGATCCAGGAAGTCATTATCGCCACGGACCCCAACCTCGAAGGTGAGGCAACAGCGACGTACCTGGCCCGCATGCTGAAGACGATCGGCATAGCCGTCACCCGCCTTGCCTCCGGCCTTCCCGTGGGCGGGGACCTGGAATACGCCGACGAGGTTACGTTGGGCAGGGCCTTCGAAGGCCGCCGAAACGCCCTGGGCTGA
- a CDS encoding aspartate kinase, with protein sequence MSTPTTEVHNATEPQAAPAAGAVTKQLIVQKFGGSSVADAAGIKRVAARVVAAQQAGNEVVVVVSAMGDTTDELLDLAAEVTDSAPAREMDMLLSAGERISMALLAMAINKLGASAQSFTGSQAGMITDGIHGKARIIDVDPHRIRTALDKGNIAIVAGFQGMSRTTHEITTLGRGGSDTTAVALAAALEADVCEIYTDVDGIFTADPRVVPSAQKIDTISSEEMLELAASGAKILHLRCVEYARRFGVPLHVRSSFSQHEGTWVIPSADDKITTQEGVALEQPIISGVAHDRSEAKVTVVGVPDIPGKAAAIFQVIAAAHSNIDMIVQNVSTHGTGKTDISFTLPIIEGADALAALHAAQDQIGFEAIEYNEKIGKLSLIGAGMRSHPGVSATFFKALSDAGININMISTSEIRISVVTHADLLDEAVRVIHKAFGLDTESEATVYGGTGR encoded by the coding sequence ATGAGTACGCCCACCACCGAAGTGCACAACGCAACAGAGCCGCAGGCAGCACCCGCCGCCGGCGCGGTGACCAAGCAGCTCATTGTGCAGAAATTCGGCGGCTCGTCCGTTGCTGACGCGGCAGGGATCAAGCGCGTGGCCGCGCGGGTGGTGGCTGCCCAGCAGGCCGGCAACGAGGTGGTGGTGGTTGTTTCGGCAATGGGCGACACCACGGACGAACTCCTCGACCTCGCCGCCGAGGTCACCGACTCCGCGCCCGCCCGCGAAATGGACATGCTCCTTTCGGCCGGCGAACGCATCTCCATGGCGCTGTTGGCCATGGCCATCAACAAGCTGGGCGCCTCCGCCCAGTCCTTCACGGGGTCGCAGGCAGGCATGATCACCGACGGTATCCACGGCAAGGCACGGATTATCGACGTCGACCCGCACCGCATCCGCACCGCCCTGGACAAGGGCAACATCGCCATCGTGGCCGGCTTCCAGGGCATGAGCCGCACCACCCACGAGATCACTACCTTGGGCCGCGGCGGTTCCGACACCACGGCAGTGGCGCTGGCCGCAGCCCTTGAAGCTGATGTTTGCGAGATCTACACGGACGTGGACGGCATTTTCACCGCCGACCCCCGTGTTGTCCCGTCGGCACAGAAAATCGACACCATCTCCAGCGAAGAGATGCTGGAGCTCGCTGCCTCGGGCGCCAAGATCCTCCACCTGCGCTGCGTCGAGTACGCCCGCCGGTTCGGTGTGCCGCTGCACGTCCGTTCCTCATTCAGCCAGCATGAAGGCACCTGGGTCATCCCCAGCGCCGACGACAAGATCACCACTCAAGAGGGAGTTGCCTTGGAGCAGCCAATCATCTCCGGCGTTGCGCATGACCGTTCCGAAGCGAAGGTCACCGTGGTCGGCGTCCCCGACATCCCCGGCAAGGCCGCCGCAATCTTCCAGGTCATCGCCGCTGCACACTCGAACATCGACATGATCGTGCAGAACGTCTCCACCCACGGCACGGGCAAGACCGACATCTCCTTTACCCTGCCCATCATTGAAGGTGCCGACGCCCTGGCCGCCCTTCACGCCGCGCAGGACCAGATCGGCTTCGAGGCCATCGAATACAACGAGAAGATCGGCAAGCTCTCCCTGATCGGTGCTGGCATGCGGTCCCACCCTGGAGTCTCCGCCACCTTCTTCAAGGCGCTCTCCGACGCCGGCATCAACATCAACATGATCTCCACGTCCGAAATCCGGATCTCCGTGGTGACCCATGCGGACCTGCTCGACGAAGCTGTGCGGGTCATCCACAAAGCGTTCGGGCTCGATACCGAAAGCGAAGCCACGGTTTACGGCGGCACCGGCCGCTAA